Proteins encoded within one genomic window of Amycolatopsis nigrescens CSC17Ta-90:
- the eboE gene encoding metabolite traffic protein EboE, protein MLSYCTNVHPAEDLDGILHQLDAYALPVRERFGEDRLGLGLWLAAEVAAGLAGDPVARRRLRHELGARGLAVQTLNAFPYRGFHDEVVKHAVYHPQWSDVRRLRYTLDCVEVLADLMPDDAGFGSISTLPLGWRQPWSAEQDLRAVSALDAVTRVLARCDRPVKLAVEPEPGCVLDTVADAVGWLAGRVDPEYIGLCLDTCHLAVSFADPAAAVAEIYDAGLQVMKVQVSAALEVADPASPAAVAALAGFAEPRYLHQVRALAADGRVHASDDLPQASAELPSEGPWRVHFHVPLHASPAEPLGATTGVITDAVAALSARVADPARFPHLEVETYTWTVLPEEHRQDLADGIAEELRWARARLTPEGARI, encoded by the coding sequence ATGCTTTCCTACTGCACCAACGTGCATCCGGCGGAGGACCTGGACGGCATCCTGCACCAGCTCGACGCCTACGCGCTGCCGGTGCGCGAGCGCTTCGGCGAGGACCGGCTCGGCCTCGGCCTCTGGCTGGCCGCCGAGGTGGCCGCCGGGCTGGCCGGGGACCCGGTGGCGCGGCGGCGGCTGCGCCACGAGCTGGGCGCCAGGGGACTGGCTGTGCAGACCCTGAACGCCTTTCCCTACCGCGGTTTCCACGACGAGGTGGTGAAGCACGCCGTCTACCATCCACAGTGGAGTGACGTGCGGCGGTTGCGGTACACCTTGGATTGCGTCGAGGTGCTGGCCGACCTGATGCCCGACGACGCCGGCTTCGGCAGCATCTCCACCCTGCCGCTGGGCTGGCGGCAGCCGTGGAGCGCCGAGCAGGACCTGCGCGCCGTTAGCGCGCTGGACGCGGTGACCAGGGTGCTGGCCCGCTGCGACCGGCCGGTCAAGCTGGCGGTGGAGCCGGAGCCGGGCTGCGTGCTGGACACCGTTGCGGACGCGGTCGGCTGGCTGGCCGGCCGGGTCGACCCGGAGTACATCGGGCTCTGCCTGGACACCTGTCACCTAGCGGTGTCCTTCGCCGATCCGGCCGCCGCGGTGGCCGAGATCTACGACGCGGGCCTGCAGGTGATGAAGGTGCAGGTCTCCGCCGCGCTGGAGGTGGCGGACCCGGCGAGCCCGGCCGCCGTCGCCGCGTTGGCCGGGTTCGCCGAGCCGCGCTACCTGCACCAGGTGCGGGCGCTGGCGGCGGACGGCCGGGTGCACGCGTCGGACGACCTGCCGCAGGCATCGGCCGAGCTGCCCTCGGAAGGGCCGTGGCGGGTGCACTTCCACGTGCCGCTGCACGCTTCGCCGGCCGAGCCGCTCGGTGCCACCACCGGGGTCATCACCGACGCGGTCGCCGCGCTGTCCGCGCGCGTCGCCGATCCGGCGCGGTTCCCGCACCTGGAGGTGGAGACCTACACCTGGACGGTGCTGCCCGAGGAACACCGTCAGGACTTGGCGGACGGTATCGCCGAAGAGCTGCGGTGGGCACGCGCTCGCCTGACGCCGGAAGGAGCGCGCATATGA
- a CDS encoding inositol-3-phosphate synthase gives MDDRGETGLWLIGARGSVAATAITGLLALRAGLVPPTGSVTSAPSFGQVPLPAWDRIRPGGHDIAHTPLDKRAELLVDGGVLPHRVLTGVRTALAAVDADLRPGYHPATHAGSQLDAAARLSADITEFAERHGLARVVVLDVSSTEPVFPELPEHAELDALEAAMAEPGRIVLPPSSVAAYAALRAGCPYVGFTPSTGIRLPALEELARSLKLPYAGADGKTGETLVRTALAPMFTTRALAVRSWSGTNLLGGGDGMTLADAENVGSKLASKGRGLAELLGGEVTAPLHIDNVPELGEQKTAWDHVLFEGFLGARMTLQFTWSGYDSSLAAPLVLDLARLVSAAHARGHSGALGALGFFFKDPITDGEPEHRLAEQYAALTAWAATL, from the coding sequence GTGGACGATCGAGGAGAAACCGGTCTCTGGCTGATCGGCGCGCGGGGTTCGGTGGCGGCCACCGCGATCACCGGGCTGCTCGCGTTGCGGGCGGGACTGGTGCCGCCGACCGGCTCGGTCACCTCGGCCCCGTCCTTCGGGCAGGTTCCGCTGCCCGCGTGGGACCGGATCCGGCCAGGCGGTCACGACATCGCGCACACCCCGCTGGACAAGCGGGCCGAGTTGCTGGTGGACGGTGGCGTGCTGCCGCACCGGGTGCTGACCGGGGTGCGCACCGCGCTGGCCGCGGTGGACGCCGACCTCCGGCCCGGCTACCACCCGGCCACGCACGCCGGCTCCCAGCTGGACGCGGCGGCCAGACTCAGCGCCGACATCACCGAGTTCGCCGAGCGGCACGGGCTGGCCAGGGTGGTGGTGCTCGACGTGTCCTCCACCGAGCCGGTGTTCCCCGAACTGCCGGAGCACGCCGAGCTGGACGCGCTGGAAGCGGCGATGGCCGAGCCGGGCCGGATCGTGCTGCCGCCGAGCTCGGTGGCGGCCTACGCCGCACTGCGCGCGGGCTGCCCGTATGTCGGGTTCACCCCGTCCACCGGGATCAGGCTGCCCGCGTTGGAGGAGCTCGCCCGGTCGCTGAAGCTGCCGTACGCCGGGGCGGACGGGAAGACCGGGGAGACGCTGGTGCGCACCGCGCTGGCGCCGATGTTCACCACCCGCGCGCTGGCCGTGCGGTCCTGGTCCGGCACCAACCTGCTCGGCGGCGGGGACGGGATGACCTTGGCCGACGCGGAGAACGTCGGCAGCAAGCTCGCGTCCAAGGGGCGCGGGCTTGCCGAGCTGCTCGGCGGTGAGGTGACCGCGCCGCTGCACATCGACAACGTGCCGGAGCTGGGCGAGCAGAAGACGGCCTGGGACCACGTGCTGTTCGAAGGGTTCCTCGGCGCGCGGATGACCCTGCAGTTCACCTGGTCCGGCTACGACTCGTCGCTGGCCGCGCCGCTGGTGCTGGACCTGGCGAGGCTGGTGTCCGCCGCGCACGCGCGCGGGCACTCCGGCGCGCTGGGCGCGCTGGGCTTCTTCTTCAAGGACCCGATCACCGATGGCGAACCGGAGCACCGGCTCGCCGAGCAGTACGCCGCCCTCACCGCCTGGGCGGCCACCCTATGA
- a CDS encoding SCO3242 family prenyltransferase: MELVRAPAALTVLGDSVVGAAAAGKPLRGKRLLLPLSSVAFYWAGMALNDWADRELDAEERPERPIPSGRVRPGAAFGVAAGLTAAGLGLAAAADGRTGLRSGAAVAAALWAYDLLFKPTAAGPVAMAACRVADVSLGGRAPLAAATIGLHTLGVTALSGGEVHGGSPRTAHAVVAGTAVSAGLALSGPSSRAHRLAAALFGAGYAGGVGRSQLAAARNPSAGQVREATAAGIHGMVPLQATLAAKHGSVRAAGVLAVALPLARRLARKVSPT, from the coding sequence GTGGAGTTGGTGCGGGCACCGGCGGCACTGACGGTGCTGGGGGACAGTGTGGTGGGGGCGGCGGCAGCGGGAAAGCCGTTGCGGGGCAAGCGTTTGCTGCTGCCGTTGAGCTCGGTCGCGTTCTACTGGGCCGGGATGGCGCTGAACGACTGGGCGGACCGGGAGCTGGACGCGGAGGAACGCCCGGAGCGGCCGATCCCGTCCGGGCGGGTGCGTCCCGGTGCCGCGTTCGGGGTGGCGGCCGGGCTGACCGCCGCCGGGCTGGGGCTGGCCGCGGCGGCGGACGGCCGGACCGGGCTGCGTTCCGGCGCGGCCGTGGCCGCCGCGCTGTGGGCCTACGACCTGCTGTTCAAACCCACCGCGGCCGGTCCGGTCGCGATGGCCGCCTGCCGGGTCGCCGACGTCTCCCTCGGTGGCAGGGCACCGCTGGCCGCGGCCACGATCGGGCTGCACACCCTGGGCGTCACCGCGCTTTCCGGCGGCGAGGTGCACGGCGGTTCGCCGCGCACCGCACACGCGGTGGTGGCCGGTACCGCCGTCTCGGCCGGGCTGGCGTTGTCCGGTCCCAGCTCGCGCGCGCACCGGCTGGCCGCGGCGCTGTTCGGGGCCGGCTACGCGGGCGGGGTCGGACGGTCGCAGCTGGCCGCCGCGAGGAACCCGTCGGCGGGCCAGGTGCGCGAGGCGACCGCGGCTGGGATCCACGGCATGGTCCCGTTGCAGGCCACCCTCGCGGCGAAGCACGGTTCGGTCCGCGCGGCCGGGGTACTGGCCGTCGCGCTGCCGCTGGCCAGGAGGCTGGCGAGGAAGGTGAGTCCCACGTGA
- a CDS encoding TatD family hydrolase: MRIFDPHIHMTSRTTADYEAMYAAGVRALVEPAFWLGQPRTNVGSFTDYFDGLIGWERFRAAQFGIRHHCTMALNPKEANDPRCTAVLDVLPRYLAKDGVVAVGEVGYDSMTPAEDDAFTRQLAMAVEHELPVLVHTPHRDKIAGTRRTLDVVRESGIPPERVVVDHLNEVTVGLVADSGCWMGFSIYPDTKMDEHRMVAILREHGTERVLVNSAADWGRSDPLKTLRTAEAMLAAGYAESDVDKVLWRNPVEFYGQSGKLMLEDSPESGGTYEGNSVLRGARPDAGD; the protein is encoded by the coding sequence ATGCGCATTTTCGATCCGCATATCCACATGACCTCGCGGACCACCGCGGACTACGAGGCGATGTACGCCGCCGGGGTGCGCGCGCTGGTCGAACCCGCGTTCTGGCTCGGCCAGCCGCGGACCAACGTCGGTTCGTTCACCGACTACTTCGACGGCCTGATCGGCTGGGAGCGGTTCCGCGCGGCCCAGTTCGGCATCCGGCACCACTGCACGATGGCGCTGAACCCCAAGGAGGCCAACGATCCGCGCTGCACCGCCGTGCTGGACGTGCTGCCGAGGTACCTGGCCAAGGACGGGGTGGTGGCGGTCGGCGAAGTCGGCTACGACTCGATGACCCCGGCTGAGGACGACGCGTTCACCCGCCAACTGGCGATGGCCGTGGAGCACGAGCTGCCGGTGCTGGTGCACACCCCGCACCGGGACAAGATCGCCGGTACCCGCCGCACGCTGGACGTGGTGCGGGAGTCCGGTATCCCGCCGGAGCGGGTGGTGGTGGACCACCTCAACGAGGTCACCGTTGGTCTGGTTGCCGACTCCGGCTGCTGGATGGGGTTCTCCATCTACCCGGACACCAAGATGGACGAGCACCGGATGGTGGCGATCCTGCGTGAGCACGGCACTGAGCGGGTGTTGGTCAACTCCGCGGCCGACTGGGGCCGGTCCGACCCGCTGAAGACGTTGCGCACCGCCGAGGCGATGCTGGCTGCCGGGTATGCGGAGTCCGATGTGGACAAGGTGCTCTGGCGGAACCCGGTGGAGTTCTACGGGCAGAGCGGCAAGCTCATGCTCGAAGACTCTCCCGAGTCCGGCGGTACCTACGAGGGCAACTCGGTGCTGCGCGGGGCTCGTCCGGACGCGGGGGACTGA
- a CDS encoding alkaline phosphatase family protein — MSTPLIVLDVVGMTPKLLRHMPNLTALGAGGWQANLGTVLPAVTCSAQSTFLTGLTPAGHGIVGNGWYFRDVGEVHLWRQHNRLVGGEKVWETARAAVPGYTAANICWWYAMGASTEVTVTPRPIYHADGRKSPDCYVRPPALHDRLTAELGPFPLFQYWGPTASLASSRWIVSAARRVLAESRPDLMLVYLPHLDYDLQRFGPDSPQAVTAARAVDAELGPLLDQARGHGATVVALSEYGITEARRPVDINRVLRAEGLLEVYVQDGMEYLDPWVSRAFAVADHQVAHVYVADESDLPRVRDLVAGLTGVDEVLDRAGQARYGLDHERAGELVAVAEPDAWFTYYYWLDDENAPDFARGVEIHRKPGYDPAELFFDPADRLAKAKAGLNLVRKKAGLRYAMNVVPLDPRWVRGTHGRLPDSAGDGPVLLCSDERAAPAGELVAATEVRDILLQLQGIGANV; from the coding sequence GTGAGCACACCGCTGATAGTGCTCGACGTGGTCGGCATGACCCCGAAGCTGTTGCGGCACATGCCGAACCTGACCGCGCTGGGCGCCGGCGGCTGGCAGGCGAACCTCGGCACCGTGCTGCCCGCGGTCACCTGCAGCGCGCAGTCCACCTTCCTGACCGGGCTCACCCCGGCCGGGCACGGCATCGTCGGCAACGGCTGGTACTTCCGGGACGTCGGCGAGGTGCACCTGTGGCGTCAGCACAACCGGCTGGTCGGCGGGGAGAAGGTGTGGGAGACCGCGCGGGCCGCGGTGCCCGGCTACACCGCGGCCAACATCTGCTGGTGGTACGCGATGGGCGCGTCCACCGAGGTCACCGTCACCCCGCGGCCGATCTACCACGCGGACGGGCGGAAGTCGCCGGACTGCTACGTGCGCCCGCCCGCGCTGCACGACCGGCTGACCGCCGAGCTCGGCCCGTTCCCGCTGTTCCAGTACTGGGGGCCGACCGCGTCGCTGGCGTCGAGCCGGTGGATCGTGTCGGCCGCGCGGCGGGTGCTCGCCGAGTCAAGGCCGGACCTGATGCTGGTCTACCTGCCGCACCTGGACTACGACCTGCAGCGGTTCGGCCCGGACTCGCCGCAGGCGGTGACCGCGGCGCGCGCGGTGGACGCCGAGCTGGGGCCGCTGCTGGACCAGGCCCGCGGCCACGGCGCGACCGTGGTGGCGCTGTCGGAGTACGGCATCACCGAGGCGCGGCGGCCGGTGGACATCAACCGGGTGCTGCGCGCGGAAGGGCTGCTGGAGGTCTACGTCCAGGACGGGATGGAGTACCTGGACCCGTGGGTGTCCAGGGCGTTCGCGGTGGCCGACCACCAGGTGGCGCACGTCTACGTGGCCGACGAGTCGGATCTGCCGCGGGTCCGCGACCTGGTGGCCGGGTTGACCGGGGTGGACGAGGTGCTGGACCGGGCCGGGCAGGCGCGGTACGGCCTCGACCACGAGCGGGCCGGGGAGCTGGTCGCGGTCGCCGAGCCAGACGCCTGGTTCACCTACTACTACTGGCTCGACGACGAGAACGCGCCCGATTTCGCGCGCGGGGTGGAGATCCACCGCAAACCCGGCTACGACCCGGCGGAGCTGTTCTTCGACCCGGCGGACCGGCTGGCCAAGGCCAAGGCCGGGCTGAACCTGGTGCGCAAGAAGGCCGGGCTGCGGTACGCGATGAACGTGGTGCCGCTGGACCCGCGCTGGGTGCGGGGCACCCACGGCCGGCTGCCGGACTCGGCGGGGGACGGGCCGGTGCTGCTGTGTTCCGACGAACGCGCCGCCCCCGCCGGAGAGCTGGTGGCGGCCACCGAGGTACGTGACATTTTGCTGCAGCTACAGGGAATTGGAGCGAACGTATGA
- a CDS encoding EboA domain-containing protein, with protein MNTASLHLGYGTNGFANHRLDDALALIAELGYSGVALTLDHHHLNPFAEDLPRQVRRVAARLGQLGLGVVVETGARYLLDPRHKHHPTLLSDDPGLRIDFLNRAIWIAAELGADCVSFWSGIRPDELAPGVAWRRLRDGVGAVLDEAANRGVRLGFEPEPGMLVQHLGEVLRLRDELGSPELLGVTLDVGHCVAVEPSSAAECARQAGPLLFNVQLDDMRTGVHEHLEFGEGELDLAETLGALVEIGYEGLAAVELPRHSHAAPVVARRALEALRSALPVTPQGPPSQDWSSRVDHPWLVETERAVRADPSAIRTAFPAVGRKVGRAPLRPEADPDGLVHGTVDDLARSRLLTVLGEVLAPEALAVELTELYCYGDDAERRGVLRGLHLLPVSVAETGRTIVEDALRSNDIRLVAAALGPFAQRHLAPHSWRHGVLKCLFVGVPLAAVAGLRERTDTELLRMVADYAAERKAAGREVPADAVELLQEA; from the coding sequence GTGAACACGGCGTCGCTGCACCTCGGTTACGGCACCAATGGTTTCGCCAACCACCGGCTGGACGACGCGCTGGCCCTGATCGCCGAGCTCGGCTACTCCGGGGTGGCGCTGACCCTGGACCACCACCACCTGAACCCGTTCGCGGAAGATCTGCCGCGGCAGGTCCGCCGGGTGGCCGCCCGGCTCGGGCAGCTCGGCCTCGGGGTGGTGGTGGAGACCGGCGCGCGCTATCTGCTCGATCCCCGGCACAAGCACCATCCCACGCTGCTGTCGGACGATCCGGGGCTGCGCATCGACTTCCTGAACCGGGCGATCTGGATCGCCGCGGAGCTGGGCGCGGACTGCGTGTCCTTCTGGTCCGGGATCCGGCCCGACGAGCTGGCCCCCGGGGTGGCCTGGCGCCGGTTGCGCGACGGGGTCGGCGCGGTGCTGGATGAGGCGGCCAACCGCGGGGTCCGGCTGGGTTTCGAACCCGAGCCCGGCATGCTCGTGCAGCATCTCGGCGAGGTGCTGCGGCTGCGGGACGAGCTCGGTTCGCCGGAGCTGCTCGGGGTGACCCTGGACGTCGGGCACTGCGTCGCGGTGGAGCCGTCCAGCGCGGCCGAATGCGCGCGGCAGGCCGGGCCGCTGCTGTTCAACGTGCAGCTCGACGACATGCGCACCGGGGTGCACGAGCACCTTGAGTTCGGTGAGGGCGAGCTGGACCTGGCGGAAACCCTCGGTGCGCTGGTGGAAATCGGGTACGAGGGACTGGCCGCGGTGGAACTTCCGCGGCACAGTCACGCCGCGCCGGTGGTGGCGCGGCGTGCCCTGGAGGCGTTGCGGTCAGCGTTGCCCGTGACGCCCCAGGGCCCGCCCAGCCAGGATTGGAGTTCCCGGGTGGACCATCCGTGGCTGGTGGAGACCGAGCGCGCGGTGCGCGCGGACCCCAGCGCGATTCGGACCGCGTTTCCCGCGGTGGGCCGCAAGGTGGGCCGCGCGCCGCTGCGGCCGGAGGCCGATCCGGACGGGCTGGTGCACGGCACGGTGGACGATCTGGCGCGGTCGCGGCTGCTGACCGTGCTCGGTGAGGTGCTGGCCCCGGAGGCGCTGGCGGTGGAGCTGACCGAGCTGTACTGCTACGGCGACGACGCCGAGCGCCGCGGGGTGCTGCGCGGGCTGCACCTGCTGCCCGTCAGCGTGGCCGAGACCGGCCGGACGATCGTGGAGGATGCCTTGCGCAGCAACGACATCCGACTGGTCGCGGCCGCGCTGGGGCCGTTCGCGCAGCGTCACCTCGCTCCGCACTCCTGGCGGCACGGGGTGCTCAAGTGCCTGTTCGTCGGTGTCCCGCTGGCCGCGGTAGCCGGGCTGCGCGAGCGGACCGACACCGAGCTGCTGCGGATGGTGGCGGACTACGCCGCCGAGCGGAAGGCGGCCGGCCGCGAAGTGCCGGCGGACGCCGTCGAGTTACTGCAGGAGGCGTGA